The Juglans regia cultivar Chandler chromosome 1, Walnut 2.0, whole genome shotgun sequence nucleotide sequence GTGGtcgagtgaaaaaaaaattaaggggaAAGAGCTCATGATTTAAATTGTGACAATTTGCGATGACATTTAATTCATtgcaaatatttaaatacaacgAATTGTCTTTAACAGAAAACTAATGTCGTCGTAAGAGAATTAAAAAGTCATAATTAAGTTTTTTCCCGTCCAAAACATGTTGGTCAATAAAATGTCGCcgcaaaatatgtttttttgcGGAGAATACTCATTCGCTGGAAATGAAACGCCAAATATACCCAAAAGTAGTCTTTTTACTATTGCGTCCAAATTTAATTGCGAGGAAGTAATTTGCACcgggaaaattatttttgtgaccaATTCTTACTCATTGCAAATAAGATGAcggaaatgagaaaaatgatttcACTACAACATATCTCATTTTTTCCTGAGAGGGATTGTTGTCAAAAAAAGTGTAGACTTtgtaagaaatattattttttccacCAATTTTTGTCATGGAAAACTCGTGGAATAAAACTATTCCAAAAGGGCTTTTCATACAGAACAACCctagaaaattttagaaagcaaaCTGGGTGCTGGACCCGGGTGTTACAAACAGCATCATGGATGATAAGTTTGGGACTAAAAGACACATTACAAAATTCagaaattctatatacaaccggCTTGAGGACCCGCCGCGGAACCAGTTCCCACGTGGCAGGAAAAAACGACGccgtctcttttatttttatttttcccttcgttcccttcatttgaattttgatttccCTCCCCGCTTTCGATTTCTTTCCCCCTTTCCAGAACCCATTCATTTCCTCCTCTAGATTTCTTCTTCCCCCAGAAATCCCCTTCGTGGCCCATCACAGACCTAATTCTTGCAACTCATTCCATCGTTTACAATCGAAGTAGACCCACGAAACCAACGTAAGTGGTCCTCAAGCACGATGTCTGTAGAATCATTCGTCTTCATCAAGCACGGCAACCAAGCACGATTCCTCTTCCTCAAGCACGATTTGTCTTCCTCAAGCAATATTTCCCCCATTCCCACGAAAGCCCCACCTTCCCACTCGAAACCGCAGTCCATtcgaaaccgaaaccctaaccaTTATCCAACCCACGACGTAATCCCTTGAGGTAATTTgtcaaaatctaactctaaccctaaccctaaccctaactctaaccctaaccctaaccctaatcccTTTGGTATTGAACAGGTTGTTGGGTACTTTGCTTGAGAACAGCAGAGTGCTAGAGTGGATCTGTCACAGGCCATCATCTCATCGAGGAGGTAATATCAAGTTCTTACCTTTGGCCAAAAAAGAGttaattttaactataaattcTATCAAGTTCCTAATTAATTGATCAGCACCATCGGTTTGTATCCTTTTTATGATACttcttttctatttgttttgctACTTCAGTTAATTTAGTAAGGTGGTGAATTGGATGAATAAACTATTCATCATTTGCGTATATATTGAACTGACAGCATTATGAGAGTTGTTGGGTTGGTTGAACTATTTTAATGTGAACATTTGCTAATATACAGCACCCATTTTTCACGAATGAACTGagatttttttagagttttatgTGTAATGCCAAAATAAGTTGCTCTTGCAAGGCTTGAGCTTTTCTAGATTTTTGTGCCAATTGATCAGTTATTCCAATGTTGGCTTATTCTTTATTGGCAGAGTCTATATATTGAGGTATTGCTAAAACTCAGGtttacttctttctttcttgaagtTGCTTGGCTCTACTTTGGAACTTAGTTGTGAACCAGCAACTATGTTGTCATGTAAAAACATCATGTACTTATCAGAGAACACAACATGTCAATTTTAGAATTTGccaactctcaaataaaattaaaaaaaaaaaaagcttctccCACATAGAGAAGCTACCGAGAGAATCtactgattttgtttttttttttttatttaatggttaatttttttttaatgtgtgtgattttttatcaaatgtttCAAGATATCGAGCCTGATCTTTCAAATCTCAGGCTAGTGTGTCCTTTCATTTTGCCAAGATTGAAACTTCCCGGTCTGAATTTTCACTCCATTTGATTAATTCAAATGCTTAGAGTATTTGCTCTCATCCTTGGTTACTCTTTAGTGCTTGTAAATAGTTTTCTTTGTGACAGtgggactttttttttctctctctaatttgCTGTAAAGCCTCTTCATAAGGTTACTGGTCTATGTTCATAGTTTATCcccattcaaataaaatataaattttggacaGAAAATAGCAAGTCACCAAGCATTAGAGCTACAACTATGGACTTTAAAACGATTGCTTATTCCTAGACTTTAGCTAATCAGAAACGTGGAGATCAGTTTTTTAGATCAGAAAGCGTTGATAAAGGAATCTGAGTAGAACAATCAACTTCCATATCAAGTTTGGATGGAAAGAGAAAGCACTTTATTGGTCAAGTACTTGAATAAAATAGGTCAAGCACAAGCATGTGGAATTTGAAGATATCACATTAATATTCAGATTGTACTATCAATATCACATTAATATTTGAACATTATTCATTACAGATGCAATTTGGATTGGATGGATCATAACGGGTGTAACCTGACGGGGATGGATCACAACTGGCGCAATgagatgttttaattttaatattcagATACTATGTTTTGGAATGTAAGTCATGGAATGTATTGGAACTGTGTATTGGAATGTATTTTGATGTGAGTGTATTGGACTATATTGGAACTGTGTACTGGAATGTAAGTGTGCTTTGAATGGCCATATATAGCAAGTTGGAGTTTTGTGTacttgaatgagattttttgaagcaaatGGGAATGAGTTTATAGCAGAAAATCATGTTGCAGTggcaagaaaaatattcaacccGATAGCTTCAACCTTCCTTCCTCTCAACTCTCATCACCTTAGTCATGTTTTACCTTGTTCGAGACCACCTCAAAAAGTATCTCAGCCACTACAGCAGAACTTAGATGCCTCAAACAGCAACTAGCAACAAGCAACCTATGAAACTCAGCAATGTAGTAGCTAAGAGAGATTGGAGCAACAATAACACATTTGGGTCTTCATACCTCAAGTACACGACACCTTCAACCAACAACACtaaattcaatttctttctttttgtagcTGTCACCACAGGGATCGTAGACCAGATGAAACCACCCAAGTGTAACAGAAGCTCAtacaaaaagcaaaagcaaaagagCAACAGTAGTAGAATTTCAGACCATATCAAGCTACTATTTTCAAACTTAGAACTGCTACTtaccctctcttcttctcctctgttGTGGTTTCAACATTAAGGCATCTTATTACAACATAATGGAAACCAACCTAGCCGATTTAGTCATCCAAAATTTGAGGAATATCAGCTATAAAGGACTGCAACAGCAATAACTGAAAATTATGTCAGCATTAACACCAAAATTTCAGTTATCGGGTAGTGTCAAGCCAGTAGTCCACAATCTTTTCTTTTGGCATCccttcttcctttccttcttaGTTTTAGTGTATGATAATCTCTTCCCGATCAATCATGATCTAGTGCAGCAAGTAGAAGGACTTAAGAGAGACTCAGCCTCCATAATGGCCACTACAGCAGTATATCTATTCTCTgtatatcaattataataagcatggatcaaacaaactatataaatatacaaatatacatATGCTATGGACAGAATCTGTGACAAACAACAAACATCTAATTACAAATTTTGAAGCAATCCTATTACAGACTAGTTAGATTAAAGAACATCAAAAAGTTAAACTAATCATTCATTTATACAAAACTCAATCCCAAATCACTTTAGAAACTTAAGCAAAGTACAAATTTGACAAAATTCGTTGGTGAACTCTGGTAAGCACCATCTAATTAGTCTAACATAAGCCTACAAATTTTACAACATATATCAAGTTCCAAAATCACCTACATACTATTACATAACATGACACAACAACTACAAAAGGCCAATATAGCCGGAGTAATCTGCGTGAACGCAATATTTCAACTTCTTGCTCCGGAGGTCCCAACTCTCTCTTCTCGATCTCATCCAATCTCTTACAAAGCTCAATCTCCCTCCTCTTGATGTCTTCGAGTTTCTTCTCAAGCTCTTTTTGGCTCCTTGACAGCTCATTGTATCTTTCTTGAAGTTGTAATCCCATACACACatcaattgaaaattaaaacaaaaaaaaaatgttagcaAGTTAGTGGGGACATCAGGAGAAACAAATGAACTTCATTGTTGTAGCATATCAGACAATGCAGCCACATCAAGGAATGAGCAAAATAACAAAGACACAGCTTCTCCAAAGGGTGAGTAACTTTTCTATACCACCCACaattaagaaacaaaataaagtgttttccattttatttatgaaaaacaaaattaataacattgGCTTAAACACACAATAAGCTATATTTCTCACCCTTgaaaatctatttctttttctttttcccttacaACCAAATGCAGCAAACAAAAATTTTGTTTCTGTCTATATCAAGTTTGTATAAAGTGACATTGATCTAACAAAAACTCAAGAATCTGAAATGCACAACATCAAACTAAAGAAATAGAGTATTTTGGTCAAAAATTAATCAGTGTGTCAACTACTGgttccaaactttttttttttttgatacgtAACTGCTGGTTCCAAACTAAAGATACAGTTGGTAGTTCTAAGCAATTTATTAGCATTGGCAGCTACTGGTTCCAAAGGCATTCAATTTACAAGAATGCACCCAATCTGCAAACTACAAGAATGAACAgctatttctaattaatcagTGTAAAAAGGGTGCATCAACATTTAGCCAATTTGGTAAAGGAACTTAAGTTAGCGGTGGATCATTGCTTTCCGTTACTTCCCAAtcattatatatgtaaaaagcCCTTGAGCTCAACCTTATCTTGTTATTTGGCCATGACAAGAggtctaattttatatataatacggTACTAATtctgtatctttttttttttttaatatatatattgattttgtcTAGAACAATACACAAGAATTAACCACAAACAGAAAAGTCAGAAAAAAACTATTGAAATCTATTTTGTAAAAGTAAAATGTGTTATAGAATAGcacattttatattaaactgAATTTTTGCGTCTACAAATATGTAATTTCATTCTCAGCACATAACGGTTCCCAAAAGCAAGCAAGCACGAACAAGAAGCCATCAACAAGTTGTGATCACAAGCATATATGGATTAGTAATCAAGAATAAAAGCCATCAACATCGCTACAAATCTAATTCAAAAGCTTGGATTTTCACAATATGGGTGCTAAAACAATCcatcaaaaatcataaaaaaaaatcacccttGGAGCTAAAATGTATGCTAGAAGGAAAGTAAAACCAAAATTACACTTACTTgatgttagggttagggttagggttagagttagattttgacAAATTACCTCAAGGGATTACGTCGcgggttggataatgattagggtttcggtttcgaATGGACTGCGGTTTCGAGTGGGAAGGTGAGGCTTTCGTGGGAATGGGGGAAATATTGCTTGAGGAAGACAAATCATGCTTGATGAAGAGGAATCGTGCTTGAGGAAGAGGAATCGTGCTTGGTTGCCGTGCTTGATGAAGACGAATGATTCTACAGACATCGTGCTTGAGGACCACTTACGTTGGTTTCGTGGGTCAACTTCGATTGTAAATGATGGAATGAGTTGCAAGAATTAGGTCTGTGATGGGCCACGAAGGGGATTTCTGGGGGAAGAAGAAATCTAGAGGAGGAAATGAATGGGTTCTGGAAAGGGGGAAAGAAATCGAAAGCGGGTAGggaaatcaaaattcaaatgaagGGAACGaagggaaaaattaaaataaaagagacgGCGTCGTTTTCTCCTGCCACGTGGGAACCGGTTCCGCGGCGGGTTCTCAAGccggttgtatatagaatttctGTACAAAATTAAACACATGCTGCAGTAATATTGTTAATTCATTGAGACaatcttcattttttaatacatcattaatatatattcccCTCTTGATCCCCAAAAGCATGGTGTCCTAAAATCCACCTAAAAAAAGTTTCATCCATGCTTAACTGTATTAGCCAATAGAAAACATCTATTTAAGGAAAAAGTACTAGCTAGAACATTATTATAGCAAAACCAAAGGGCAAACTAATGCAAATCGTTCATTTCATACACCTATTCTAAAGTCTAGCCATTCATGTTGGGAGTTGATGGCAAATGTGATGAAAATTATGtccattaatattaatacttgTATGGTGAAGGAAGTGACATGGGCTCGAAAGCTTACTGATGATAATTGTTGTAACATGTTGTACATAGGTTTCATTATCCATAGTGCATTAATCACAAATAATGAGGCTTTCCAAAAAGAATATCCTAGGGTGATGCATGGAAAATGCCAAATGTCAAGAGTTGAATCTCAAAAGGCCATACAtggaagtgtgtgtgtgtgtgtatatatatatatatatatatatatatatatatatatatatacttttttggtaagtaataagttattgtATTGATATAAAGCATgaaagtgtgtgtgtgagtatatatatatatatatatatatatatatatatctttttttttatagagaaaaattctaggcataagcctcacaccctatacacccacttaaaaatatgttattttactcttttacccacgtaatgaaaatgaatCCTAACatatttgtaagtaaaataggatACAAAggtaaaataacatatttttaagtgggtgtgcagggtgtaAGACTTATGGGTAGCATGACTCTTTTATAAATAGATATCTACCAACTTTTATGCTATTTTAAATACTGCAGTGCCATATACGAAGACAATTTTTGCAATTTATTATGCTATAGCAGAATACATGATCTTGCCCTTCACTACATATTTCTTGTCAATTAGTTATGGTTCTCATGGCTGACAAGGCATGAAGCATGGATCAAATTAGGAAAAACACATCATCATGCATGGATAAAGTCCTCATGACATGCAGGTAATTAAAGCATGCATGGAATGGTCTTTGATTTTGGAGCCCCCacaaaccaaccaaccaaccaaaccACCCAATGGCAAATAAAGAATTTTCCAATAATTTCTTGTAAATGTCAAATAAATCAATCAGTTTTATCTAACACCTTCCATGATCAACATGATAACCACAAGTTTCTTCGGGATAATAGAATAAAGGAAACTATATCTTTTTTACATGGCACTGGACTCATGTAACTTTGGCTCAaccatcaatatatatacacatgatctatatataatataaactttACTATTGACCATGGGAACCTGTATATTTGAATTACAACCTCAATCTAAATGAATTACTACTGAGAGAAAGACCAAAATAGAGTTATATGCTGACTCTTACATATCCAGAAGTAGCCTTTTTCACTTTTACATCCAAATTTAATTGCGAGGATGTAATTTGCACTTACTCATTGCAAATAAGATGACGGAAATGAGAAAAATAGTTTAGCAGTGGGTCCCACTCATTAGGGCTGATGTTGGTTGCGAGAATTAAATGATGTAACCTCCTATATAAGTGAATGAAATGAACCAAAAATAAACACCTTTTTGActgaaaaatactttttagtgTTATTCTTGTGGAGTTGAGCGGCTTCCTCCCTTAAGCAAGCACATGGCTTGGTCATGTTGAGTGACATCCATTATTATTAGACAGTGTTGAGTGGCTTCTACCATCCCTTAGTCGAGTGGCTTCCTAGGTTATCATTTTCAATGAAACTTGTGGCTTGGTCACATGTGTGATTCAGCAATTAGTGGAGTTAAGCGGCATTCTCTACTCACAATTGAGTGACATCCCAGGTGACTATCGAACTTTATTTTTCGTTGTTCTTCCTGCGTTGTCTTtcattgtcttttatttttgttgcttttGATTCTTCAAAATAAGTTTTGCAAGCGACATGCCAAGCTCCCTTTAATGCTTTGCTCTCCGTGGCCATCATCACTAGCACCCCAGGACCTGAGGTCGGGTTCCTGTACTTTTTTTGTAGGGATCAAAATCGTCCATTGCCATTTATTCGTCCCTACAATGTAATTTAACCAACCTTATATAAAATGACATCCAAAATTATCATCCCTACAAAGCAATTTAACCAACCTTACACAGATTCTTCATAGCCATACAAAAACAACCGTCAAAGATGCAATCATCGCAGACTtcatttatatacaaaaaagaCAAACATGACACACAGTGCATTATTACATCACATTGTTCAAATAAACTTCACATTTCCATCAAGCAAAAAGGCAACcatcaaaaaatgcattatcAAGTACCCCGGCCATTGTTCAACTAGCATCACAACtccatcttttaaaaaaaaaaaaaaaaagcaccaatAGTGCTTACTCTTTTGTTGCAATCTATTccaataattcaaaaataaCCTTCCTAGAACAAAACCACTACTAGATTGCTCATAGATAATCATTGCCCATGTTGATCTTAGCTTTAACCCATGGGTAGCATTCCATAGGTTGTGGTGCACTCTGCAAGACAATTTAGCAAACGTTACTAATTAACATCACAAATGGCATCCCATCATGTATGAACTATGTTATGCAATTGATCATAAACTTACTACATGCCTGAGCTACTGTGTTGAAGTAGCTAAAGCCTGGGTTTGCTCCATAGGCTGGGAAGAAGTTGGTTTAATCACATGCAATGTTGCTTTGGCGTCTTCATTCTTTTAGGCGACACCCTTGCATTAGGATTTTATAGGTACAGGACATTCATGTATACCATTGTGGGATGTACCTTAACAATTGCCATAGGTTGTTCATCAGTAACTCTTCTTCTCAACATTCTAGGCCTCTTAGGTTGACTCTTTATCATCGGATGTAAGCAGACCTCTACGTCCTGTTGTGGCTATGTTTGGGGACCATCCATTACATGGACTTGGGGTTCGCAAATCAGTGgataatatttatcaaatccATACCAAGAAAAATGTACAAACATAACAATTAAACCATATATGGGTTCATTCAAAACTATTATTCTATTTCTTGTTCGGTTAGAGGCCATGCTAACAAAATTTGTTGCTGGAAGCAAAAGTGCATACCAATAAACCTTTTATGAGAGACCCAAAATGTCACTCTCCGGGTGGATTGAGCTATACCCAATGTACAGATCAAGTTCCCTGAAGCCAACCCGCTAAGAATTCAACTTATATCATGCTTCAAACTTTGAGTTGAACAGGTCCTGATAAACCTTGCACTTTCATCGCACAATTATACTTGGTTGGTACAATAACGCCAGCCTGCGCGCACAGATCCACCACTGCTGGTGCATGGCCATAAAAGTCTCTATGGGCATCCAGAAGGACAGGAGGATCCTGAGGCCGCCGCCTCCATACAATCTTAGGAGGTACCAAATCATCTACTTCTGCTTTCTTCCAAAAGTGGCCGCCCCGCCAACTCTCATACTTGAATACTCCACAAAGCCTAGCCTTGTGCCCAGATGGCCCAACATGGACTTCTGAACAGTATTTACAGACTTTTGCCGGATAAACCAACAACAACTTCAGTACACCACTTCTGAGCATCTCCCATGCTTTGAAGGTTCTATTAGCAACCATCATTAGTTCATGAGGCGACAATGAGTCCGCTCCTTCAATTCCAGCAGGTACACATTCAATCGTACTGCTGGAGTATAGATTTTCATCATTAGGATAAGCTCCAGCCTGCAAGCACAGTTCAACAACTGCAGGAACACGGTCAAAATCAAACCTCTGGTGGTGTTTAATCATGTCTTGGAACATGTTCTGTAGATGGAATGTTTCTACTGGAACAAGTATATCATTCACACCACCACTAATCCATTCATGAACACGATTCTTGGCACGACGCTTATAACCGTGGCAAGTCTGAATTAAGTGACCTTTCTCACCAATATATACTTCCAGACAGAACCTGCAAAAGTATATTTTCAAGAAATGAGTACTCAATTTCCTCTTGGAAGAAGAGAACATTTACAAAAAACCGAGAAGAGTCACATCCAAGTTAGATGCATTATCTTTTGGAAATAACTAGCCTTCAAGTAAACATGCCAATGACTTTTGGACTGAATGGAATCTTCACTCACAATAATGGATTGGTGGTTGGGTCACGGATTCATGTCCCCTGCGGTGTGCGACTTATTTAGCATATAAAAACAATGTTAGACCTCCATTGAATGTTAGAGACAAATTGCACACACAATGCTCCCCTATTAGCTGTTGATTAATATCAGCTAATTAGTAGCGAGAGGCATAGaaatttgggagggggcatAAAAACCCAATTCACCTATGAAGTAGCATCAAATCAGATAGCATAAGTAACTACATCTtcacaaaaacattaaaaaaagcaCTCCAGAGTGTTAACCTAACCACTCATATATATCAACAAAATAATACACGTAAATCATGAAACAAGTAGAAATTTGGAACCATACATcgcaatcaaatacataaagtgGAACACCCACATTCATTATAGGAAAAGGCTAACTTTTTAAGGTGCTGGACTTACTTGCACGCCATGATGGGAAAGACTTTGAGAAGAGTGGACACGCCATGGAAGAGGACTGATCGAGCCTTAAGGACCTCCTGGGCGACCGGCACCATGCCGCGCACCGGGTATTCCTTGGCCCGGCTCTCGATTCGTTTTAGAATCATTGGCCTGAGCTTGCTTAGGTCCACCTTGGATCTGTAAAGCCTCGCATGGATAAGGCACCCAATGAAGGGCCCAAAATCATTCTGCCACAGTCTCTTCCACAAAGCCATGACCTAAATCTTTAccatttataaagaaaaataaaataagtaataagttcttAAAGAGACATTAGATCAAGCAGTAGGTGTAGGCCAGTACATTGGCCTGCCTAATAGAATTTTGGCCCGACCCTTCATAGCCCGCAACAGTGTTCAGGACAATCTAACCCGACCCAACCCGGACCACTCGGGTTGGGTAAAAat carries:
- the LOC108989186 gene encoding APO protein 4, mitochondrial, translating into MALWKRLWQNDFGPFIGCLIHARLYRSKVDLSKLRPMILKRIESRAKEYPVRGMVPVAQEVLKARSVLFHGVSTLLKVFPIMACKFCLEVYIGEKGHLIQTCHGYKRRAKNRVHEWISGGVNDILVPVETFHLQNMFQDMIKHHQRFDFDRVPAVVELCLQAGAYPNDENLYSSSTIECVPAGIEGADSLSPHELMMVANRTFKAWEMLRSGVLKLLLVYPAKVCKYCSEVHVGPSGHKARLCGVFKYESWRGGHFWKKAEVDDLVPPKIVWRRRPQDPPVLLDAHRDFYGHAPAVVDLCAQAGVIVPTKYNCAMKVQGLSGPVQLKV